A single Vespula vulgaris chromosome 3, iyVesVulg1.1, whole genome shotgun sequence DNA region contains:
- the LOC127062794 gene encoding uncharacterized protein DDB_G0283357-like isoform X29 — protein MDNMFSSDNIYLRCYFFVIFFATTYAAPGGLGSFAGSNSAAFSSASANAYAGSVASAISSANAFTGGTFPSKNPDGTYGLTHQEGTSAGSGSYVGLESINPDSNKFGSPHQAFGTKRSYNDNKSQTVCSGCPNVKEKWELDNYDDQSEEEPQEEEEEDDCDDGQYRPEHHYHHHKSKVDKKQEQQTVSSVHKIGNNDQYNYNQSNDKDGYTTSDNKGQENIHDGRYNNYGNSGHVGANNQNLNNNYNAYQHNTGALKDSLHPSSSWTDINKKKENENKNSGNSGVVTPTSPNTYTPTIGKNYGNTNIGATGGITPSQINLGLTRGTNADCSNTKSGSRANCVESIADSNSNQAPVKLSQSNIKKTINVISSEGNRATTECNNLHGNCDNSKTGETAQYQSTSIDSTNNLQNGYTDSTGKKNKPHSYDQEKTGQWRDQPNKGNLPSGPAGNVGAGSGCTPGVSSPACSNEASTLQKNTPIPTQTYGTVGSGTSNVGVGNKPHSYDQQNTGQWRDQPNKGNLPSGPAGNVGAGSGCTPGVSSPACSNEASTLQKNTPIPTQTYGTAGSGPSNVGVGNKPHSYDQQNTGQWRDQPNKGNLPNGPAGNVGAGSGCTPGVSSPACSNEASTLQKNTPIPTQTYGTAGSGPSNVGVGNKPHSYDQQNTGQWRDQPNKGNLPSGPAGNVGAGSGCTPGVSSPACSNEASTLQKNTPIPTQTYGTAGSGPSNVGVGNKPHSYDQQNTGQWRDQPNKGNLPNGPAGNVGAGSGCTPGVSSPACSNEASTLQKNTPIPTQTYGTAGSGPSNVGVGNKPHSYDQQNTGQWRDQPNKGNLPSGPAGNVGAGSGCTPGVSSPACSNEASTLQKNTPIPTQTYGTVGSGPSNVGVTNKPHSYDQQNTGQWRDQPNKSNLPSEPASNVGAGSGCTSGGSSICTSEIPSVQKNIPTSSYTFGTVATGPYQSNKDTKQSGNCGAFSSSTCVSSTEVPIGSSQKIDGGIGSGHNVHGQTNSGNKNSYPLNAGNPFLHGGQDNLKPFIHTTSSPIFITNNVDSIGTTSKPIGFGNPFLDGTIGNTFGTEHDKHNTGINPIKSDPLNKPIGAGNPFLTNSGNGGSKSSTPIYSGASIGSISSPSILPSVTTVLPIGQNNPFLEVSGGNVVNKYPPGVYPSVAENNKNVFSGSGTPANKEFPKSGVGITSSGSNPNTNRGVKGGNQHNKIFENVATSNAGALSTGNIDTDKSTGLNIPNAYNNNNNVGHGASSLPGTANINKPSYTLSTSPESYGHKDTLPRTSGSDSATNGNGNSPSNSLINGHNANGPFNPQITNAGAQSFAGAHAGSFASSFSSSQASSSSSSFASSKSGSYTANGDPNVLHQLNRNWPFDIATSVSGASSWPSLNAGSHASAFASSSAGSWSGSEPIGVKS, from the exons atggACAATATGTTTTCCTCggacaatatttatttaagatgttatttttttgttattttttttgctACGACGTACGCAGCTCCAG GAGGTTTAGGATCGTTTGCCGGTAGTAATTCCGCTGCATTCa gtAGTGCTTCAGCTAATGCATATGCAGGCTCTGTTGCAAGTGCAATCAGTTCTGCAAATGCTTTCACTGGTGGTACTTTCCCTTCAAAAAATCCTGATGGAACATATGGATTAACTCATCAGGAAGGCACTTCTGCTGGGTCTGGAAGCTATGTAGGACTTGAAAGTATTAATCCAGATTCTAATAAGTTTGGATCACCACATCAAGCCTTTGGTACTAAAAGAAGTTACAATGATAACAAGTCTCAAACAGTATGTTCTGGATGTccaaatgtaaaagaaaaatgggaaTTAGATAATTATGATGATCAATCTGAAGAAGAACcacaagaagaagaggaagaagatgattGTGACGATGGTCAATACAGACCTGAACATCATTATCACCATCATAAAAGTAAAGTAGATAAGAAACAAGAACAACAAACTGTGTCAAGTGTACATAAAATAGGAAACAACGatcaatataattacaatCAAAGTAATGATAAAGATGGATATACCACTAGTGATAATAAAGGACAAGAGAATATTCATGATGGAAGATATAATAACTATGGTAATTCTGGACATGTTGGAgcaaataatcaaaatttaaataataattataatgctTATCAACATAACACTGGTGCTTTGAAAGATTCTTTGCATCCTTCTTCAAGCTGGactgatataaataaaaagaaagaaaatgaaaataaaaattcaggCAATTCTGGAGTTGTAACACCTACTTCACCTAACACCTACACACCTACTATTGGAAAGAATTATGGAAATACAAATATAGGTGCAACTGGTGGTATAACACCAAGCCAAATAAATTTAGGCTTGACAAGAGGCACCAATGCAGATTGTTCTAATACTAAATCTGGATCCAGAGCAAACTGTGTAGAAAGTATAGCTGATTCTAATTCAAATCAAGCACCTGTTAAATTAAGccaatcaaatattaaaaaaactaTTAATGTAATAAGTTCAGAAGGAAACAGAGCTACTACAGAATGCAACAATTTACATGGAAATTGTGATAATAGTAAAACAGGTGAAACGGCACAATACCAATCTACATCTATAGATAGTACAAATAATTTGCAGAATGGATACACTGACAGtactggaaaaaaaaataaaccacATTCATATGATCAAGAAAAAACAGGACAATGGAGAGATCAACCTAATAAAGGTAATTTGCCAAGTGGACCTGCTGGTAATGTGGGTGCAG GTTCTGGTTGTACGCCTGGAGTCTCTTCTCCTGCTTGTTCAAATGAAGCATCAACTCTGCAAAAGAACACACCAATTCCTACTCAAACATATGGAACTGTTGGTAGTGGAACTAGTAATGTAGGCGTAGGAAACAAACCTCATTCGTATGATCAACAAAACACAGGACAATGGAGAGATCAACCTAATAAAGGTAATTTGCCAAGTGGACCTGCTGGTAATGTGGGTGCAGGTTCTGGTTGTACTCCTGGAGTCTCTTCACCTGCTTGTTCAAATGAAGCATCAACTCTTCAAAAGAACACACCAATTCCTACTCAAACATATGGAACTGCTGGTAGTGGACCTAGTAATGTAGGTGTAGGAAATAAACCTCATTCATATGACCAACAAAACACAGGACAATGGAGAGATCAACCTAATAAAGGTAATTTGCCAAATGGACCTGCTGGTAATGTGGGTGCAGGTTCTGGTTGTACTCCTGGAGTCTCTTCACCTGCTTGTTCAAATGAAGCATCAACTCTTCAAAAGAACACACCAATTCCTACTCAAACATATGGAACTGCTGGTAGTGGACCTAGTAATGTAGGTGTAGGAAATAAACCTCATTCATATGACCAACAAAACACAGGACAATGGAGAGATCAACCTAATAAAGGTAATTTGCCAAGTGGACCTGCTGGTAATGTGGGTGCAG GTTCTGGTTGTACGCCTGGAGTCTCTTCTCCTGCTTGTTCAAATGAAGCATCAACTCTTCAAAAGAACACACCAATTCCTACTCAAACATATGGAACTGCTGGTAGTGGACCTAGTAATGTAGGTGTAGGAAATAAACCTCATTCATATGACCAACAAAACACAGGACAATGGAGAGATCAACCTAATAAAGGTAATTTGCCAAATGGACCTGCTGGTAATGTGGGTGCAGGTTCTGGTTGTACGCCTGGAGTCTCTTCTCCTGCTTGTTCAAATGAAGCATCAACTCTTCAAAAGAACACACCAATTCCTACTCAAACATATGGAACTGCTGGTAGTGGACCTAGTAATGTAGGTGTAGGAAATAAACCTCATTCATATGACCAACAAAACACAGGACAATGGAGAGATCAACCTAATAAAGGTAATTTGCCAAGTGGACCTGCTGGTAATGTGGGTGCAGGTTCTGGTTGTACTCCTGGAGTCTCTTCTCCTGCTTGTTCAAATGAAGCATCAACTCTGCAAAAGAACACACCAATTCCTACTCAAACATATGGAACTGTTGGTAGTGGACCTAGTAATGTAGGTGTAACAAACAAACCTCATTCGTATGATCAACAAAATACAGGACAATGGAGAGATCAAcctaataaaagtaatttgcCAAGTGAACCTGCTAGTAATGTGGGTGCAGGATCTGGTTGTACATCCGGAGGCTCTTCTATCTGTACAAGTGAAATACCATCTGtgcaaaaaaatattccaactTCTTCTTATACATTTGGGACTGTTGCTACTGGACCTTATCAAAGTAATAAAGATACTAAACAATCAGGAAATTGTGGTGCGTTTAGTAGTAGCACATGCGTAAGTAGCACTGAAGTTCCTATAGGAAGTTCTCAAAAAATAGATGGTGGTATTGGAAGTGGACACAATGTTCATGGACAAACTAACtctggaaataaaaattcatatccATTGAATGCTGGAAATCCTTTCTTACATGGTGGACAAGATAATCTGAAACCATTTATACATACGACTAGTTCAcctatatttattacaaacaaTGTTGATTCAATAGGTACAACTTCCAAACCTATTGGTTTTGGAAATCCTTTTCTAGATGGCACCATAGGTAATACATTCGGAACCGAACATGATAAACATAATACAGGAATAAATCCTATTAAAAGTGATCCTTTAAATAAGCCTATTGGTGCAGGCAATCCATTTTTAACAAATAGCGGAAATGGAGGAAGTAAAAGCAGTACTCCAATTTATTCTGGTGCAAGTATAGGAAGCATTTCAAGTCCCAGCATTCTACCATCAGTTACAACTGTCCTACCTATTGGGCAAAATAATCCATTTTTGGAAGTATCAGGTGGAAATGTAGTAAACAAATATCCTCCCGGTGTATATCCAAGTGTAgctgaaaacaataaaaatgtattctctGGAAGTGGAACTCCTGCAAATAAAGAATTTCCTAAATCAGGAGTAGGAATTACATCTTCTGGAAGTAATCCAAATACAAATCGTGGAGTAAAAGGTGGTAATCAgcataacaaaatatttgaaaatgttgCAACTAGTAACGCAGGTGCTTTGAGTACTGGAAACATTGATACTGACAAAAGTACTGGACTGAATATTCCTAatgcatataataataataataatgttggTCATGGTGCCAGTTCGTTGCCAGGAACAGCTAATATTAACAAACCTTCTTATACACTTTCAACATCTCCTGAATCTTATGGTCATAAAGATACGTTACCACGAACAAGTGGAAGTGATAGCGCCACCAATGGCAATGGAAATTCACCGTCCAATTCTTTGATTAATGGTCATAATGCAAATGGTCCATTTAATCCTCAAATAACAAATGCCGGAGCACAATCATTTGCAGGTGCTCATGCCGGAAGTTTCGCTAGTTCTTTTAGTAGTTCTCAAGCTTCAAGTTCAAGCTCGAGTTTTGCCAGCAGTAAATCTGGATCATATACAGCCAATGGAG ATCCGAATGTTTTGCATCAATTAAATAGGAATTGGCCGTTTGACATTGCTACAAGCGTGAGTGGAGCCAGTTCTTGGCCATCTTTAAATGCAGGATCGCACGCCTCTGCATTTGCTAGTAGTAGTGCTGGCA GTTGGTCCGGATCTGAACCGATCGGtgtaaaaagttaa
- the LOC127062794 gene encoding GATA zinc finger domain-containing protein 14-like isoform X31 → MDNMFSSDNIYLRCYFFVIFFATTYAAPGGLGSFAGSNSAAFSSASANAYAGSVASAISSANAFTGGTFPSKNPDGTYGLTHQEGTSAGSGSYVGLESINPDSNKFGSPHQAFGTKRSYNDNKSQTVCSGCPNVKEKWELDNYDDQSEEEPQEEEEEDDCDDGQYRPEHHYHHHKSKVDKKQEQQTVSSVHKIGNNDQYNYNQSNDKDGYTTSDNKGQENIHDGRYNNYGNSGHVGANNQNLNNNYNAYQHNTGALKDSLHPSSSWTDINKKKENENKNSGNSGVVTPTSPNTYTPTIGKNYGNTNIGATGGITPSQINLGLTRGTNADCSNTKSGSRANCVESIADSNSNQAPVKLSQSNIKKTINVISSEGNRATTECNNLHGNCDNSKTGETAQYQSTSIDSTNNLQNGYTDSTGKKNKPHSYDQEKTGQWRDQPNKGNLPSGPAGNVGAGSGCTPGVSSPACSNEASTLQKNTPIPTQTYGTAGSGPSNVGVGNKPHSYDQQNTGQWRDQPNKGNLPNGPAGNVGAGSGCTPGVSSPACSNEASTLQKNTPIPTQTYGTAGSGPSNVGVGNKPHSYDQQNTGQWRDQPNKGNLPNGPAGNVGAGSGCTPGVSSPACSNEASTLQKNTPIPTQTYGTAGSGPSNVGVGNKPHSYDQQNTGQWRDQPNKGNLPNGPAGNVGAGSGCTPGVSSPACSNEASTLQKNTPIPTQTYGTAGSGPSNVGVGNKPHSYDQQNTGQWRDQPNKGNLPSGPAGNVGAGSGCTPGVSSPACSNEASTLQKNTPIPTQTYGTVGSGPSNVGVTNKPHSYDQQNTGQWRDQPNKSNLPSEPASNVGAGSGCTSGGSSICTSEIPSVQKNIPTSSYTFGTVATGPYQSNKDTKQSGNCGAFSSSTCVSSTEVPIGSSQKIDGGIGSGHNVHGQTNSGNKNSYPLNAGNPFLHGGQDNLKPFIHTTSSPIFITNNVDSIGTTSKPIGFGNPFLDGTIGNTFGTEHDKHNTGINPIKSDPLNKPIGAGNPFLTNSGNGGSKSSTPIYSGASIGSISSPSILPSVTTVLPIGQNNPFLEVSGGNVVNKYPPGVYPSVAENNKNVFSGSGTPANKEFPKSGVGITSSGSNPNTNRGVKGGNQHNKIFENVATSNAGALSTGNIDTDKSTGLNIPNAYNNNNNVGHGASSLPGTANINKPSYTLSTSPESYGHKDTLPRTSGSDSATNGNGNSPSNSLINGHNANGPFNPQITNAGAQSFAGAHAGSFASSFSSSQASSSSSSFASSKSGSYTANGDPNVLHQLNRNWPFDIATSVSGASSWPSLNAGSHASAFASSSAGSWSGSEPIGVKS, encoded by the exons atggACAATATGTTTTCCTCggacaatatttatttaagatgttatttttttgttattttttttgctACGACGTACGCAGCTCCAG GAGGTTTAGGATCGTTTGCCGGTAGTAATTCCGCTGCATTCa gtAGTGCTTCAGCTAATGCATATGCAGGCTCTGTTGCAAGTGCAATCAGTTCTGCAAATGCTTTCACTGGTGGTACTTTCCCTTCAAAAAATCCTGATGGAACATATGGATTAACTCATCAGGAAGGCACTTCTGCTGGGTCTGGAAGCTATGTAGGACTTGAAAGTATTAATCCAGATTCTAATAAGTTTGGATCACCACATCAAGCCTTTGGTACTAAAAGAAGTTACAATGATAACAAGTCTCAAACAGTATGTTCTGGATGTccaaatgtaaaagaaaaatgggaaTTAGATAATTATGATGATCAATCTGAAGAAGAACcacaagaagaagaggaagaagatgattGTGACGATGGTCAATACAGACCTGAACATCATTATCACCATCATAAAAGTAAAGTAGATAAGAAACAAGAACAACAAACTGTGTCAAGTGTACATAAAATAGGAAACAACGatcaatataattacaatCAAAGTAATGATAAAGATGGATATACCACTAGTGATAATAAAGGACAAGAGAATATTCATGATGGAAGATATAATAACTATGGTAATTCTGGACATGTTGGAgcaaataatcaaaatttaaataataattataatgctTATCAACATAACACTGGTGCTTTGAAAGATTCTTTGCATCCTTCTTCAAGCTGGactgatataaataaaaagaaagaaaatgaaaataaaaattcaggCAATTCTGGAGTTGTAACACCTACTTCACCTAACACCTACACACCTACTATTGGAAAGAATTATGGAAATACAAATATAGGTGCAACTGGTGGTATAACACCAAGCCAAATAAATTTAGGCTTGACAAGAGGCACCAATGCAGATTGTTCTAATACTAAATCTGGATCCAGAGCAAACTGTGTAGAAAGTATAGCTGATTCTAATTCAAATCAAGCACCTGTTAAATTAAGccaatcaaatattaaaaaaactaTTAATGTAATAAGTTCAGAAGGAAACAGAGCTACTACAGAATGCAACAATTTACATGGAAATTGTGATAATAGTAAAACAGGTGAAACGGCACAATACCAATCTACATCTATAGATAGTACAAATAATTTGCAGAATGGATACACTGACAGtactggaaaaaaaaataaaccacATTCATATGATCAAGAAAAAACAGGACAATGGAGAGATCAACCTAATAAAGGTAATTTGCCAAGTGGACCTGCTGGTAATGTGGGTGCAG GTTCTGGTTGTACGCCTGGAGTCTCTTCTC CTGCTTGTTCAAATGAAGCATCAACTCTTCAAAAGAACACACCAATTCCTACTCAAACATATGGAACTGCTGGTAGTGGACCTAGTAATGTAGGTGTAGGAAACAAACCTCATTCGTATGATCAACAAAATACAGGACAATGGAGAGATCAACCTAATAAAGGTAATTTGCCAAATGGACCTGCTGGTAATGTGGGTGCAGGTTCTGGTTGTACTCCTGGAGTCTCTTCTCCTGCTTGTTCAAATGAAGCATCAACTCTTCAAAAGAACACACCAATTCCTACTCAAACATATGGAACTGCTGGTAGTGGACCTAGTAATGTAGGTGTAGGAAATAAACCTCATTCATATGACCAACAAAACACAGGACAATGGAGAGATCAACCTAATAAAGGTAATTTGCCAAATGGACCTGCTGGTAATGTGGGTGCAGGTTCTGGTTGTACGCCTGGAGTCTCTTCTCCTGCTTGTTCAAATGAAGCATCAACTCTTCAAAAGAACACACCAATTCCTACTCAAACATATGGAACTGCTGGTAGTGGACCTAGTAATGTAGGTGTAGGAAATAAACCTCATTCATATGACCAACAAAACACAGGACAATGGAGAGATCAACCTAATAAAGGTAATTTGCCAAATGGACCTGCTGGTAATGTGGGTGCAGGTTCTGGTTGTACGCCTGGAGTCTCTTCTCCTGCTTGTTCAAATGAAGCATCAACTCTTCAAAAGAACACACCAATTCCTACTCAAACATATGGAACTGCTGGTAGTGGACCTAGTAATGTAGGTGTAGGAAATAAACCTCATTCATATGACCAACAAAACACAGGACAATGGAGAGATCAACCTAATAAAGGTAATTTGCCAAGTGGACCTGCTGGTAATGTGGGTGCAGGTTCTGGTTGTACTCCTGGAGTCTCTTCTCCTGCTTGTTCAAATGAAGCATCAACTCTGCAAAAGAACACACCAATTCCTACTCAAACATATGGAACTGTTGGTAGTGGACCTAGTAATGTAGGTGTAACAAACAAACCTCATTCGTATGATCAACAAAATACAGGACAATGGAGAGATCAAcctaataaaagtaatttgcCAAGTGAACCTGCTAGTAATGTGGGTGCAGGATCTGGTTGTACATCCGGAGGCTCTTCTATCTGTACAAGTGAAATACCATCTGtgcaaaaaaatattccaactTCTTCTTATACATTTGGGACTGTTGCTACTGGACCTTATCAAAGTAATAAAGATACTAAACAATCAGGAAATTGTGGTGCGTTTAGTAGTAGCACATGCGTAAGTAGCACTGAAGTTCCTATAGGAAGTTCTCAAAAAATAGATGGTGGTATTGGAAGTGGACACAATGTTCATGGACAAACTAACtctggaaataaaaattcatatccATTGAATGCTGGAAATCCTTTCTTACATGGTGGACAAGATAATCTGAAACCATTTATACATACGACTAGTTCAcctatatttattacaaacaaTGTTGATTCAATAGGTACAACTTCCAAACCTATTGGTTTTGGAAATCCTTTTCTAGATGGCACCATAGGTAATACATTCGGAACCGAACATGATAAACATAATACAGGAATAAATCCTATTAAAAGTGATCCTTTAAATAAGCCTATTGGTGCAGGCAATCCATTTTTAACAAATAGCGGAAATGGAGGAAGTAAAAGCAGTACTCCAATTTATTCTGGTGCAAGTATAGGAAGCATTTCAAGTCCCAGCATTCTACCATCAGTTACAACTGTCCTACCTATTGGGCAAAATAATCCATTTTTGGAAGTATCAGGTGGAAATGTAGTAAACAAATATCCTCCCGGTGTATATCCAAGTGTAgctgaaaacaataaaaatgtattctctGGAAGTGGAACTCCTGCAAATAAAGAATTTCCTAAATCAGGAGTAGGAATTACATCTTCTGGAAGTAATCCAAATACAAATCGTGGAGTAAAAGGTGGTAATCAgcataacaaaatatttgaaaatgttgCAACTAGTAACGCAGGTGCTTTGAGTACTGGAAACATTGATACTGACAAAAGTACTGGACTGAATATTCCTAatgcatataataataataataatgttggTCATGGTGCCAGTTCGTTGCCAGGAACAGCTAATATTAACAAACCTTCTTATACACTTTCAACATCTCCTGAATCTTATGGTCATAAAGATACGTTACCACGAACAAGTGGAAGTGATAGCGCCACCAATGGCAATGGAAATTCACCGTCCAATTCTTTGATTAATGGTCATAATGCAAATGGTCCATTTAATCCTCAAATAACAAATGCCGGAGCACAATCATTTGCAGGTGCTCATGCCGGAAGTTTCGCTAGTTCTTTTAGTAGTTCTCAAGCTTCAAGTTCAAGCTCGAGTTTTGCCAGCAGTAAATCTGGATCATATACAGCCAATGGAG ATCCGAATGTTTTGCATCAATTAAATAGGAATTGGCCGTTTGACATTGCTACAAGCGTGAGTGGAGCCAGTTCTTGGCCATCTTTAAATGCAGGATCGCACGCCTCTGCATTTGCTAGTAGTAGTGCTGGCA GTTGGTCCGGATCTGAACCGATCGGtgtaaaaagttaa